From the Spiroplasma alleghenense genome, one window contains:
- a CDS encoding DivIVA domain-containing protein produces the protein MNYVKYKKEDIAKKDFTVEFKGYKVEEVDLFLDEITRDYEVSEFEKQNLKDKIMALEVENKNLMEENDKIIASLQLSQQQLEKLARSGVNSSSILKRIANLEKQNLGQK, from the coding sequence ATGAACTACGTTAAATACAAAAAAGAAGATATCGCCAAAAAAGATTTTACAGTAGAATTTAAGGGTTATAAAGTTGAGGAAGTTGATTTATTTTTAGATGAAATCACTAGAGATTATGAAGTTTCTGAATTTGAGAAGCAAAACTTAAAAGATAAAATCATGGCACTAGAAGTAGAGAACAAAAATTTAATGGAAGAAAATGATAAGATCATTGCCAGTCTTCAACTATCACAACAACAATTGGAAAAATTGGCACGTAGTGGTGTAAATAGTAGTTCGATTTTAAAAAGAATTGCTAACTTGGAAAAACAAAATTTAGGTCAAAAATAG